A single genomic interval of Lathyrus oleraceus cultivar Zhongwan6 chromosome 7, CAAS_Psat_ZW6_1.0, whole genome shotgun sequence harbors:
- the LOC127106557 gene encoding uncharacterized protein LOC127106557, which produces MTTSFPRLLSTASNPTLLRTGSEHLTRSVSNSVTRLLSSSTQHHHNNTVRDQPQTPAPESLKQSEKEEEEEDDGDEIDLNKETGEVGGPKGPEPTSGCFCCFWLNFVVGVAVSVWLHVIATTLVWLGRFWCLAAIC; this is translated from the exons ATGACAACCTCTTTCCCTCGCTTGCTCTCCACCGCATCCAACCCTACTCTCCTCCGCACCGGATCCGAACACCTGACTCGTTCTGTTTCCAACTCAGTGACACGTCTCCTCTCCTCCTCGACTCAGCACCACCACAACAACACCGTTAGGGATCAACCACAGACACCGGCGCCAGAATCTCTTAAACAAAGCgaaaaggaagaagaagaagaagatgacgGCGACGAAATTGATCTGAACAAAGAAACGGGCGAGGTCGGTGGACCCAAAGGGCCTGAGCCCACAAG TGGCTGCTTCTGTTGCTTTTGGTTGAATTTCGTCGTCGGCGTTGCCGTTTCCGTTTGGCTTCACGTTATAGCAACAACTTTGGTTTGGCTTGGCAGGTTTTGGTGTCTTGCTGCAATTTGTTAG
- the LOC127103425 gene encoding actin-depolymerizing factor 7, with protein sequence MANAASGMAVHDDCKLRFQELKSKRSYRFIVFKIEEQQVVVDKLGEPTDSYDDFMASFPADECRYAVYDFDFTTDENCQKSKIFFVAWSPDTSRVRMKMVYASSKDRFKRELDGIQVELQATDPSEMSLDIVKARAL encoded by the exons ATG GCGAACGCGGCGTCTGGAATGGCTGTGCATGATGATTGCAAACTGAGGTTTCAGGAGCTAAAATCAAAGAGGAGCTACCGGTTCATCGTGTTCAAAATCGAAGAGCAGCAAGTCGTCGTCGATAAATTAGGCGAGCCGACAGACAGTTATGATGATTTTATGGCTAGTTTTCCGGCAGATGAGTGCCGATACGCTGTCTATGATTTTGATTTCACAACCGATGAGAACTGCCAGAAAAGCAAGATCTTCTTTGTTGCATG GTCTCCGGATACCTCAAGGGTGAGGATGAAGATGGTGTATGCAAGTTCCAAGGATAGATTCAAGAGAGAATTGGATGGCATTCAAGTTGAACTGCAAGCAACTGATCCAAGTGAGATGAGCTTGGACATTGTGAAAGCGAGAGCCCTCTAA